Part of the Sulfobacillus acidophilus DSM 10332 genome, CAATGGCGACGAGCGTATGGGTCGGATGTCCCTGGGCGGTGTGGTCCTCGCGGATGGCCAAAAGCCGGCGGCGAGCCGCATCCCAATGCAGATCGCCATAACGATACGGTCCTTCGGGCGTGAGAGGCTCGGGTTGACGGCCCTCGCTCAGGCGAACCACTTGATGGGTACGATAGTCGGTAAAGTACACCGTTCCGTCGGCGACGGTGGCGGCCCCCCCGCCATATTCATATACCCGGGAACGTACGTGGTACGGTTCGGGCGTGACGACCTCCGTGCGCCCGTTTAGGGTTCGGCGCATCAGGACGGAACGACCGTTTTCTTCCGGTCGGCTTTCGATCCAATAATCACCGGACGAATCTGTCAGCACATCATCTAATCCGACCGCCCGCTCAACGAGCGACTGGGCGGAAATGGGGGATTTCCAAGTTCCAAAAGGGGCTACCGTAGCCGGCTCCATAGGGGACTCCTTTCCGGGCGATGATAGGAACAGCATAGCAAAAATCGGTGACGGGCACATGCTGGCGGGTTCTTTTGGGGAGCGGCAAAAGGCAGCGGAGGCGTTCTCCGCTGCCGACGATTACCCGGTTTTAGGGTTCGGCTTGGACATATTGATAGCCGTAGCGGCCTTTGACACACAGCATACCGTGGGTGACCGGGTGATCCATGGGGGAGGTGACCTTGACAATCCGGTTATTCTGCACATGAAGTTCCAGTTGGCAACCGACCCCGCAATAGGAGCACACGGTTTGGGTGACTTCAATGTCATCCGCGTTCCAAGCGCCTTCTTGCCGTAACGTCCACTCCGATCGGTCGATTAATGCCCCGGTGGGACACACGGCCACGCAGTTGCCGCAGAACACGCAATCGGATTCCGGCATATCGCGTCCAAATCCGGCATCGATATGGGCCTCAAAGCCCCGTCCGGCTACTTGAATGGCAAAGGTATTTTGTGCGTCGGTCCCGCACGCTTCCACACAGCGGTAACACAAGATGCATTTGGCGTAGTCGCGAACGTACAACCGGTTATCGTCCCGGACGGGGATTTCGCGGGTCTCTCCCGCCAGCCGTTCGGGAGTGGCTTGGGTTCGTTCGAGCAAGGTTTGTACGCTGGGTGCCAGCGAGACGTCGGTGGCCGACGCCAAGAGCTCGCCTACCACGCGGCGGGCATTTTGCACCCGGGGACTTTGGGTATGGACGACCATCCCTTCTTCAGCGACTCGCGAACAAGAGGCCACGAGGGCGCGATTGCCTTCGACCTCCACCACACAGGCACGACACGCGTTGGCCGGCGTGAGGTTTTCGTGCCAGCAAACGGTCGGCACCTCCTGACCTACGGCCTGAGCGGCGGCCCTAAGGGTCGTGCCTTCTTCTACTTGGACCGGGATGCCGTCGATGGTGAGGGAAATCTGTCCCATGCTCACGCCTCCTTTACCGCTTGCCAGAGTTGGGGTCGATCCAGATACGACAAAAACGCTAACGGGGCGGTCTGACCTAGCCCGCAAATAGAGGCGTCGCGCATGGCTTCCCCGAGATCACGTAAGGCCGGATGCTGGTCGGAAGAGGGCCAGCCTCTTTTCAGCCGTTCCCACAGCCGATGGGTACCGATACGGCAGGGAACACATTGTCCGCACGATTCCTCGGCAAAGAAACGAGCCAACTGGGCCAGTACGGCGGTCAAATCGACGGTCCGATCAAAAGCCATGACCGCTCCGGATCCTAAGCTCGCGCCATAGGGGCGTAAGTCGGGATAGTCGAGACGAACATCCCGGACTTCTTCGGCCGTTAGCCAGGTTCCGGCGGCTCCCCCTAATAACACGGCCTGTAAATCGCCGGTTCC contains:
- a CDS encoding NAD-dependent formate dehydrogenase iron-sulfur protein (PFAM: 2Fe-2S iron-sulfur cluster binding domain; Molybdopterin oxidoreductase Fe4S4 domain~COGs: COG3383 Uncharacterized anaerobic dehydrogenase~InterPro IPR001041:IPR001450:IPR006963~KEGG: amd:AMED_4579 formate dehydrogenase alpha subunit~PFAM: Molybdopterin oxidoreductase Fe4S4 region; Ferredoxin; 4Fe-4S ferredoxin, iron-sulphur binding, subgroup~SPTR: Formate dehydrogenase alpha subunit) encodes the protein MGQISLTIDGIPVQVEEGTTLRAAAQAVGQEVPTVCWHENLTPANACRACVVEVEGNRALVASCSRVAEEGMVVHTQSPRVQNARRVVGELLASATDVSLAPSVQTLLERTQATPERLAGETREIPVRDDNRLYVRDYAKCILCYRCVEACGTDAQNTFAIQVAGRGFEAHIDAGFGRDMPESDCVFCGNCVAVCPTGALIDRSEWTLRQEGAWNADDIEVTQTVCSYCGVGCQLELHVQNNRIVKVTSPMDHPVTHGMLCVKGRYGYQYVQAEP